In a single window of the Gammaproteobacteria bacterium genome:
- a CDS encoding phospholipase D-like domain-containing protein, whose amino-acid sequence MNLPTTHSLITGGKSDPFLPQLLAAINQATEIDITVAFIRQSGLGLIFDALKDAMDRQALIRVLTSDYLDVTEPQALRRLMLLAERGADIRLFSTAGDPSFHIKSYIFLHRDGEAISSGCAFVGSSNISNMALTRGLEWNLRVDYPAESAKFTEIHHKFETLFSDERVFSLTHGWVDDYVARRKVLLRAVVGGEPEEVLLPAMPTEIQAEALWALQASRAAGYRRGLVVLATGLGKTWLVAFDVQQLKAKRVLFVSAKSTPPYQPEPFPSTL is encoded by the coding sequence ATGAACCTACCAACAACCCACTCCCTCATCACCGGCGGAAAGTCAGACCCTTTCCTCCCCCAATTACTCGCTGCCATCAACCAGGCCACAGAGATCGACATCACCGTGGCCTTTATCCGCCAGAGCGGTTTGGGTTTGATCTTTGATGCGTTAAAAGATGCGATGGATCGTCAAGCGCTGATTCGGGTATTAACGTCTGATTACCTCGATGTCACCGAACCGCAAGCACTACGGCGATTGATGTTGCTGGCAGAACGTGGTGCAGATATTCGCTTATTTTCTACCGCAGGTGATCCCAGCTTTCACATCAAGTCCTATATTTTTCTGCATCGTGATGGTGAAGCCATCTCCAGTGGTTGTGCCTTTGTCGGTTCCAGTAATATCTCCAACATGGCGTTGACACGTGGTTTGGAGTGGAACCTGCGCGTAGATTACCCAGCAGAGTCGGCGAAATTTACCGAAATACACCACAAGTTTGAAACGCTATTTTCTGACGAGCGAGTATTTTCCCTCACGCATGGCTGGGTCGATGATTATGTGGCACGGCGCAAGGTCTTGTTACGGGCGGTGGTTGGTGGTGAGCCGGAAGAGGTGCTTCTGCCTGCCATGCCTACCGAGATTCAGGCCGAGGCGCTGTGGGCATTGCAAGCGTCTCGTGCTGCTGGTTATCGGCGTGGCTTGGTGGTACTGGCTACCGGCTTGGGTAAGACTTGGTTGGTAGCTTTTGATGTGCAACAGCTCAAAGCTAAGCGGGTCTTGTTCGTAAGCGCCAAATCAACCCCACCCTACCAACCTGAGCCATTTCCCTCCACCCTGTGA
- a CDS encoding class I SAM-dependent methyltransferase, which translates to MDYYENNAAAFVESTRLLDMQPLYQRFLPLLPKQAHILDAGCGSGRDAKQFIEQGYQVTAFDASAKIAALAEKEIGHPVSVQCLQNIQYQNQFDGIWACASLLHVPAKELADVFHRLARALKPQGVIYCSFKYGQNEYEKQGRRFTDMDEIGLRVLVDEIDGLATKELWVTADRRPGREQERWLNGILMGDV; encoded by the coding sequence ATGGACTACTACGAAAATAATGCTGCAGCCTTTGTTGAATCAACCCGTTTGCTCGATATGCAACCACTCTATCAACGATTCCTGCCGTTGTTGCCAAAGCAAGCACATATTCTGGATGCCGGTTGTGGCTCTGGGCGGGATGCAAAACAGTTCATCGAACAGGGCTATCAAGTCACCGCCTTCGATGCCTCTGCCAAGATTGCCGCACTGGCAGAAAAAGAGATTGGGCACCCGGTCTCGGTGCAGTGCCTGCAAAATATTCAATATCAAAATCAATTTGATGGTATTTGGGCTTGCGCTTCACTACTGCATGTTCCAGCTAAAGAGTTAGCCGATGTTTTCCATCGGCTGGCGCGAGCACTAAAGCCCCAAGGCGTGATCTATTGTTCGTTCAAATATGGTCAGAATGAATATGAAAAACAGGGGCGTCGGTTTACTGACATGGATGAAATTGGGTTAAGGGTGTTAGTGGATGAGATTGATGGGCTGGCAACAAAGGAGCTGTGGGTCACGGCTGATCGCAGGCCAGGGCGAGAGCAGGAGCGGTGGTTGAATGGGATTTTAATGGGCGATGTTTAA